The Anopheles gambiae chromosome 2, idAnoGambNW_F1_1, whole genome shotgun sequence genomic sequence tttatttCAGCTTTATTTTCAAGTTTCATTggtttttgattgttttgtttactttttactactttttatttactttttaaaatttatttatttagttcagttcctttttatcgtttttcatATAATCTTTCATTAAAGTGtttgttaataaatttaatttatttattcaaatcctagttttgtgtgattatatatttttaaatttcttataattcttattattatggtatttgttttattcgCATTGGGCTTTTTTCTTCATGTTCTAGTTTACTCCTTCGTTCACTTATTTTAGTACTAGTTTACGTATTTATGGAGCTGAATTTTACAATTCAGCTTCAAGCATTGTTTCTCTTTAACAAAATATataatcatattttttgtatgaacatAAATGTGAAacatgttttcttttaattataGGAAAATGGATTTTCAAATGATGCTTGATGGgttcaagcaaaacaaaatgatttaACTTTGTTGCAAACCAAataagagagatagagaacaAGCGCCACCATTAAGTTAGCCGCTATCAATAGATATGACATGGTGTTTTCCTCAGTTTTCGGGAGGACACAGAAGGTGTgagatgaaaatcaattttggCATATCTTTCTCTCATTTTTCCTCCGGGTTCCCTGCGGTTTTTCTTGCCTGTGTTTCCGCCACGGTTCagtatctttttttattatcaatgGCAACCAAACCAACTGCCTTACCAAACCTCTCACGGTTGAGGTTAGCTTCCACCGACCTTCCCCCTTACCTTGTGTCCCCTTGCGCACCTCCTTCCCGCGTTTCGAATGTGTTGGTGTGATCGTTCGCTCACATAGGCTTTTCAACCTTATTGGGAAAGCATGGAAGAAAGCACAATGGAGGAAAACAAGAGCATCCGGCGCGTCAGCCACGCGGGTTTAGCGGGTCCCGCGGGTTGCGGTATGCCCGGAACGTGCGCGCTCGAGCTCGCCGGAGCTTCACAGATCACTTCCCAAAAGGTTCGTCTCATTCGCGTTCTGGCAGTCGCGCCGACGGTTGGCAAAAACGGTACCGACAAAtcagtcgaaaaaaaaaacaacagctcgCTAGAggccgtgtgcgtgtgttgtgtggtgtaaAGAGTTGATGTGATTTCGAGCTTTACCCCAGAAGGGAAATCTAGATGTGTGGTGACTTTTAACCCGTaaaggaatgtgtttttgggcAATGCGCACGGTTGCCAGTCGTTTGCTGTTTTGAGGTTGAATGTTGCGATTAGTGTTTCTCTTGCAAAGTAATAGTTTCTCCCTGCTAGTGTGTTCAGCGAACAGCGTGAACGAAACCACGCCACTGTAAAAGACaacgcactgtgcactgtgAACCCCCGAGAGTCGTATCCCTTTAATCGAACACCACGCGAATGCTATGTACTCGAAGGATCGGCATTTGGTGTGGGTCCTGCTAGTGACAGCAGGCGCCCAGCTGCTGGTGCGATGCTGCAATGCTGCCGAGCACGTGCCCGGACCGAGCGGACGAAAGCTAAGCCACGGATTGGCCGCCATGCACCACAACCATCTCGGGCTGCCATCGGGGGCCGGTTCGAGCGAAAGCGTAAAATTTAGCGCCAACCGTGTACCGCAGCACGTGCCGTATGCTGTACCGGCGCCCTGGCGTAGGACGGCCACCGTCAGCACACCGCTTGCCGGTGGGCCCTGGGCGGTACGGAAACCGCTGGCGAAACCGTTGGTACGGGGTGCGGCCGGTGGTAGTCGGAGCCGCATCAACAATCGGTCAATGACTCGCTTTTCCGAGGTCGAAATTCCACCGGGGCTGGAGCAGCAGCTAGACGTGCCGGAACTGCAGCGACCGTCCGAGGTCCGTGGCAGTCGGCTCGATGAGGGTACGGGTGGGCTGGTGGAGCTGTATCGCAGTGCCGAACGATCGCGCGGGATCGAGAACCTCTTCTGGAAGTACTTTGTCGATAATGGTAAGTTTCGTAATTGAATGTTGAGACGTAACGGATacgtctgtgcgtgtgtgttgttcgtTGGGGTTTTACTGGGGGCTATCCGTTTTCGGGTAAACCATTGAGGGGGTTGACCATTCGGCCAGACAGAGAGCacttgagggtgaagaaggtgCGCCTTATGGTTGAAAGAGGAATTGTTTTGAATGAAAGGTTCAGCtggtcagtgagaacgctcaACCTGTGAGCTTTAATCGTTTGTACCGCTATTGTGCCTTGCTGTTTGCTCAGTCATGGTGATGGCATTTATCGCCCGCTTCACACCTGCTGGTTAGGAGCAGCTGGATATTGGTTACATAAGATGGAGGTCATTTAAAGGGGTGGTTattgttgtgtttattttagtAATAATGGAAACGGAAAGATTTGGCCCTAATGAGTATGGCTGAGTCCAAAAGTTAAACTATTTATCTTTGGTTCTTGGGAACTAATGCGTATTGTAGGATGCTATCAAGTAAACATTCCAGAGGATAACAACTTTTAATATTGTTCGACGGAGAGGTGACTTTCGGAGCCACAGCCTGATGCACCATATGAGTATTACATAGCTCactcaaaattacaagcgtgCTAGCTATATCAAGAAGGCGTTCCATGTACGGCCCCATTTCATCGCGGTAAGAGTATGTTGAGTATGAGCCGgtttcgtagtacagtcgtcaactcgtacgatttaacaaaatgcccgtcatgggttcagtccccaaatagaccgtgccgccatacgtaggactgactatcctgctatggggggaatcaattagtcactgaaagccaagcccttAAGTGGGtagaggcaggccttgaccgacatcggttgttgagccaaagaagaagaagaagaagagtatgTTGATATTTTTCAGATTGGTCGTATGGTCTTATCTTATTAATTCATCGATGCCtgttatgggttcaagcctcgtatTGTCTAAACCAGCAATACTCAGAACCTGAAATAGGATCCTGAAAAAAGGTAGATCAATCAAGTCATTGATAGCCAAATATACCTAGTTCTACTGAGGTTGTTGCTTATAATAAGCAGAAGACgaattaattaattgaaattatttggtTTGCCCTCAGACTTTTAAGTTATAGCTAAATATTTCTAACCCCAGTATGTAGGATGTCAAGTTTTGCATTGAAGTCTGATTTAGCAGGGGCAAACTTAGGGTGtagtattaaaaataatgtatcccccttattatttaaatattggCGGTACTTGTAACCCTTGGGCCTAGAATGACGGGGTCCTCCTGCGGCCGTTTAGTCTGCTTACCATTAAAGCCGCTACTTCTATACGAGTTATTTTCAAGGTACTGTGAGGAAAGTTAATCAAAAGGAAAGTTTTCATCTCGTTGAATGAAAAcatatgaattattttgtagTAGAAGTATTGATATGAAACGCACATCATCTTGTATTATGTTCAAATACGCATGCATTTACCTCATTGATACTTTAAATGAATTAATCCTATATGTAACACTAGGAACGTGCAGCTAGAAAACATTGCAAGGAAGCATTATTTCAAGGATCACATATAATTTTGATTGCACGACGCTacgtgtttcttcttctttggctcaacaaccgttttcggtcaaggcctgccctgtaccacttgtggggctTGGCTTGACTGCGTGTTTAGTTGCTGTTATTTTTCTTAGTGCTTAGGGTTGCTGTAAGGTTCTCTCGAATGATTGAATTTAAGTGTCTACATCCTAATTTGAAAGATTTAACTATGCGCAAGTCTGCTTTCGCTTTGTTGGTGAAGTATTCCGTTTCAAGCAGGATGCTGATCATTCATAGACAACCTGAAGTATCGAACTGCTTTCCAAAACGGTTGATGAAATGACAATCAATTTATTAATGAGCAGGTCCTTTGGTAGCGTTTTCCattcatttaaattaaacttaaTCTTAGATTCACGCAACGAGTAGCTTTATAGACATTGGGTGATTGATGGTATGAGAGGGACACTTAGTAACAGTGTAAACttgatttgaatatttaacGAAGTCGCCGATAGGCTAGCTGGTACTCGATCACTGTCATTGAATTGATCCACAATTAGTTTCAATATGTTTCCATAGCAAACAGACTGTACATTAAATAGCACTACAATAATTGTTATGTGCAGCTTTCCATATGCTAAACAGTATGAAAGTTGAATACTTTGCAGGGAAAGTAATTGGTtgtgaaattaaacaaaacgcTCCCTCCTGCTCTGTTTTATAGCGAGAAAACAGATCGTTACTAAGGTGCACAGCCTACTAGCACTAACAAAGGGAAAGGACTATTGGCAAATCACTCGATGCCTAATTTATCCACCTAATCAACCTAATCAAGCTTttcgcaaaataaaataacctACTCGAATTTGATGCAATTATCGTTCAGGCACAGACGGCAAACAGCCTGAGCAAGAGCAGTGAAGTTGAAACCATCAACTTCAGCACATACCGACATATGCTTGTTTGACCAACGAACTTCGGCACCGGAAAACAGCACGCACCACGTGCAGAAGGTGCGCTCCGGGCGAATAAAAACCAGATAAGCTCCAAAAAAGGTGAGCATTCGTCCAATCTGCATGTAGCGCAGTGACTAGACAACCGCGCTCAAGTTGCTTAATTACCGCGTTGGCCCCTTTCCGGCCGGTAGCTCTTCCAAGTTTTTGGGAATGATGCTACTAGGAAGGTATTTCTTTACCTTCCTTTTCTACCccctctttcccttttttgttggtggatGTACGGGGTGAGACCCTTTTCTCCCCATCGGCGACCGTGGTACCATACCGTTAGTATGCGGAAAGCGAAGGAGCGAAGGGAGGATGTATGCCGAAAAGGACGGGACTGTGGGAACTTAATGACCCGCGGTTTAATTGTGTGTGGAAGGAAACCGGCCATCGATTGAGGTCAGTCACACTCGCTTGGCTGGGAAGAACGGTGCTACCGGCGCTCGGGCCAGCCAGCGCCGTTGTCACACGCAAGTACGTACCCATCCGTACCGCCGATGATGATAGGGTTAAGAATAGAAGGCAATTTTTGGGGAGAAAATCACACCCTGCATAGACGATTCGTTAATCCCGTCACAAATCCACCATCCACCATCCAACGAGCTACCATGAGCGCGTACGgtattttgtatgtgttttgtaaTTCCAGATGTTTCCGCCTCCACCGAAGACGAGGGCGATGACAACACCGGCGCTGAGGATGCTGAGCCGCCCGGTGGAATCGACAGGAACGCCATCGACACCCAGGACGGTAGCGTGTCggcgaaggaggaggagggccGCAAGAAGAAGTTCCATCTGAAGAAGAAGTACAAAAAGTTTCTGATTCCGCTGCTGCTCGCGTACAAGATAAAGTTCCTTGCATTGGTTCCGGCCATCATCGGTGGGCTGATACTGTTGGTGAAGTCGGCCGGGCTGGCCGGGTTCTTCTTCGCCCTCTTTACGGCCGTGGTCAGCTTGAAGAAGTACTGATGGCGATAAAGCAGCACTGTCATCACGCAACCGGTGGGGCGTTTAGGCCACACTGGAAGGAGGAAAGGCGTGTCGGCGATCGTCACATCGCGATCGTAGGGTAAGTGTCGCCGCGCTCCTAATGTGGGCCAAACAAAAACTCCAATCCAAACGGTACtttcaatcaataaaaaaagccAACCTTCCGAGATGAACGCACACAAAATAAGCATGATTTTCACCCGCAACTCTTCTCCGTTCTGTTTTCTGGTACGCTTTCTTTCCACAGGGCAGCCGAGGGAAGACTAACGCCACTTCGGGCGCCACCTGGATAAGAGCGTCGCGAGCGAGAGCGGGGATGGCGAGTCGCATGCATCCCACTAATTTATTATCGATTTCTGTAGGCTTAATAGGCAGGACCGGCAAAGGGGTGACGACCCTGGACAGTCGTTGGTAACTCCCGCCCCTCCATCCAAGAAGTGATCCAGACGGCGTCAATTAGAAAATAGCAAACGCATTGCGTAGTGTGTAAGCAGAGGGTGCCGCGCGGTGGGCCAGTGTAGCTGATGAAAACGCGAGCCTCCCGAAATGGGGACGGTAAGGGCACTGGTAGCCACTGGTGCAAAGGTTTGCATGCTATTTCGGCGATTTCCTTTTGTTCGGAAAGAGATACATTCCGGCAAAGGGTTCGTTCGTGGAAGGAAACGTTTTAAGGGGAGGTAAAATTGTTAGGTTAGGTTAGGTACGGCTTAGAGgtcgaggtttttttttaaatattgatcCCTGTATACGAAGAAGCGGTAGCGTACACCCGCCCAAAGGGAAACTAGGTTGATGCGGAACGTTATGTGCGTTCCAGCACCCCGCTTTCCCCTCCCACCTCTATGTAATGTAAGCGTAAGCAAAACTGCGTGGAGCGCGAAAGAAAAGTGTAGATAATTAaaactgaaaccaaattgCGTCTGACATATTTATTCGTTCGGCTATTGTGTGTGAGAAAGGCAGTTTTGGCTGTCAAAAATATGATGATGGCACGCGTAGAAAAGGGTAAGTAGACGAGCGCTTGTGCAGGTCCATCGCATCACAATAGGGGGCTTCGGGAGCGTCCGAAGCGGTGAGGGGTTGGATACTGGAAAGGAGGAACCATAAAAGTAGTACCAGCATGTGTGTAGCGGGGTGTAGTACCCGCAGTGGTCTGAATACAGGGGCAGTTGTGGCGGTGGCACGAAGAGCACGTTGGTTTTAAAATCGGTTCAATCGTTCCGTTTCGTTGCATTCCGGACCGGGTGGCTAGCGGGTGGTTTAAGGTAGATCATTTCTGCGAATGATTGGCGGCCACTACACAAGCCGCTAGACAGCGCTGATAATGGGTGGGAAGGAGGTGAGCACAACATAAGACATGCTAGGGGCGCGTTAACACGTGGAACTATGTATTTTCTTTTAGGCACGTGTGTGCTTTCGTGTGGTCAGCGATGTGAGCACGGATAACGGTTGTAGCAACATGTCATACGGACGCATCAGGGTAAGTGGGatgtaaaaaatattgatttacTCATTTTAGATGGTTTTTGGATAagaatttaaatgtatttgataacgattttaaataaatattaacaaTTGAACTTGAACTTCACACTGGGTACATAACTTTATTTCTTATCTTTCATCTAATTAGTACATAGTACACTTTATGAAATCGTGTAACCGTTCATAGAGCGTCTtttgctttcaatgacttattgatttcccccATAGTAGGATGGTCAGTCAgtcacggtccattcggggcttaaacccatgacgggcatgttgttaagtcgtacgagttgacgaccgCTGACGACAACTGTAACATCGCGACATGAGAGTAAGTAATAAGTATAACTTGTTCTAAGAACAAGTCAAATTAAAAATTCCACATATTGCCGAATCCTCGGAGATCAGGTACCGCGTATCGCGGGAACTACCGGTACTTATTTAGCCGATGTCGACCACGAAGGCTATCCGCAAATGAAAAAGCGGGATGGTAAGCAGAACGTAATATTCTTCGGGATATCATGTCGGTTGATATATCGTCCTCCAAATCCTAGAAATGGTTCTATTAATTATGATTCAGTACATGTTTAATGTTTCGAAGTTTTCGAAAAATATACAACAGTGGCCTCTGAATGTTAATCAATATAAAAATAAGTTAAATTTTTTAAAGTTAGTTGAATCCTACATCCTATATCAATTAAAAGTATAATGTATAATGCTGATAAGTCCCACATCCTACCCTAAAACATGTTTGAGATGGACGGAAGTATATTTACGATAATATTACTCaaagtttttgaaaaaattaaaaatttacgaGTAAGAGGTGGTATTGAAAGACTTTCAAAAGAATCTACCGAgttataaacacacacacacacacactcaaaacgACCAACACAGTTCGATCATGAAAAACCCGTCTAACTCCGTCCAATACAATCAGGACACATTTGCTACATGTATTTGGCCAGTTCCTCTGGTACCAACGATGGTTACAGGGCTCTAATTTCCGAAGGAGAAGAACCTAATGTTTCTGGAAATGGCCCCTTACAATCATCAATGCCTGTATCTCGTTATGACCTGCCAGACTGCGTGCAACAGCGAAATCTCCAGCACTAAATCTGATTGTCCAATTTTACGCGGGCGTATATCAAACTCAAATGTTGTCTCTTATATATTTTTCTAATTTGTCTATTATATCAAGAATAATATTATCAACATCATCAAGAACATGATGACATGTGCAGTTATACATCATATAGTGACATAGGACTTCTACACAGATATAATATTACACAGTTTGTTTAACATATGTCGCACACCTACGTTTGAGGTCTGTCAAGTTACTCAAGAACAAAGAGTTTCAtaagcataaaacaaaaatgtgaaTTTCTAATTAATTTGGATTGGATTAGATTTGTAAGCCTCGAATTAAGTCtggaaagcctgtataggccggcatgtccgcgtaggacgtttacgccaaatagaacaAGAAGATTTGTAAGCcctttgttattttgttttatttttatttacggAGAGCGCGATTCAACTCTGTCAAATAGGCTAACCACTTCTACACCTTATTCTCAGCGTCTCTTTCCGATTTGCTGTTGGTATCTATTTAGTTTAGAAcagtgctctccaacctttttaggACCGCGGACTacttggctttgaaaataCATGAGCCGCGGCCCACACCTGTTGagggcaaacattttgaagaCTTTTTGATCATAAATATGTTCAAATCTTATTGTACACTCGTCAAATTTATTCTTGGTTGTGGGAAAAATGCTACATATGTATAGTAATAagcttttctttaaaaaaaaaaaatctttcacGAACTACGGCACGGACCACAAGTGGCTTTAACTCTCGTCCATAATCAATCAGCGGCTTGTGATTGTATATCATAATAGTAGACTAGTAGCCAAGGGTCCAGAGATCTAGACCCCAATATCGAACTGTAAATAAACATccagaaagaagaagaagaagaagaagaagaagaagaataagaagaagaagtagcaAATATCTTAGTACAAGCATATTCTAAATGTGTTCTATGTATGCCAATAATACGGCCTCGAGCAAATATCGACAATACCAATGCAGCCTTAACGACCGTTGTtttctaaacaaaaacaaatagtgTGTTTACTTGCGATGTTTGAAGACTCTTAACCTCTACTAAACATAACTGCAAATTTTATTCTCTGAATTAAATTATCCAATGCATAGAATTGATGAGTTTTAACTCTTTGTAGTTCTTActaaattaattcattaatTAATAGTGCGTGTTCCTTTATGTCATAAGTATCAACAAGAGCAAATCTCGTGAAATACATCTCGTGTAGTTTAAATATTTCGTCAATGAGgagaaatagaaaaagaaaataaaataatgtccaTGATCCTTTCAATGTGAAACCATAGGCGACGACCATTTCGATGTTTTATGCGGTGCCCCTGAAACGTATGCAATCCTCGTGCAGCACATATTGCCTACCTGGTGCGTTTGAACGAGCAGAGTTTACTATTCCCACAGCTTCAGAACTATTTCTATTATCACAtcttctttttggcgtaacgacctaaGCGGTTATGCTAGCATATAGAGGCTTTAGAGCCTTATaaagtaccacgtagccgtaTAGTTAGTTCTTGCTACGAGAGACGATCCAAACGAAGCATGAATCTAAAACTTCCACGATTctactttaaaaaatattatctaTATTTAAGAAGACATTGAAGCTATAAACTGTGTCTTACTGAAACGAATGTTTCTAAAATATTCTCTATTCATTTAGGCCGATGAGATGGTTTATCGCACGGGTTTGCGATTTtgggtatttatttattttattaggcTTGTTGAAATTGGCcgatcccgtggtacagtcgtcaatttgCACGACTTGACAACAACATTCACTAGTGGgtataggcaggccttgaccgacagcggttgttgtgccaaaaaagaagaagataacaACATGCCCTTCGTGGGTTCAATGCCTTTATGATCCAAGACCCCATATgagtaggactgactatcctgctatgactAGACCAACAAGATACAGAACGCCAAGTTCATTAGTGGCTTAGACAGGCTTAGACCGACTAAGGTTGTTGCGCAAAGAATAAGACTTaatgaaagaaattaaaaagcaacgaaaaagttCATCAGAATCAAGAAAACGCATGGAGCATTTTATTATTGTTCTATAACTGTACATCTATACCGAGCAAAAACAAGATATAACAACTTTCAATTCAAACGGCAAAACTATATCAATACATTAATTCATAAGCTCAACTATTGCATTGCTGGAATGTACCCACGGCAGCATGAACTTTCTCTGGTAAAGCTCCGCGTGCACTACTCCGGATCCTGCATTGATTTTCTCCTGTTTGTTAAAACACAGCTTCAAAGTAACGGAAGTATGGTCAGAACACTGCTCGCCAATTACGTGAAACAATGTCTTCCGTTGTGATGAGTGATCATTCGTGGCATGTTCTTCATTTCTCTTCATTTGCACAGCGAGTGTGCAGACACGTGCCGGGTTGTGGCTGTGGATAATGGCACGCAACGATGGCGCTGTGTACGCCcgtttctctatctctctttctcgtctTATCAGCGCAGAAAAATGGGCTACCAATTAACGATTGCACAATTGCGTAACAGAGAGCCCATCCTGTGCGTTTGCGTGTTGTATGGAATGGGCGTTCCGATGCATAACTGGGCGAGGGTCCGTAGGGTGGTTGGTCCGCGTCTGCTTTTGCTGAGAAAACTGCGTGGCAGATGCAATCTAGTGCGCGAAAAATGGGGGAGCGCAACGAGCTGCTTTTTGCAGAGCGATAGGTTTTATTGATTGTTGCAGTTTTGCGATTTTAGTTCACCTCCGATTGCTAACCAGTGCGGACCGGGATACCAGCCCGTTCCGATCGAAACCGAGGGCGTGTGGTATTTGCAGCAAAAGGGCCACAAAAAATACCGAAAAGGGATTCAATCAAATTGTTCTAGTGCCAACGGGAGAGCCTAAAACGATGGGTCGGTGTTCGTTGCTGGCGGTGATAGTGTTGCTAT encodes the following:
- the LOC133391742 gene encoding uncharacterized protein LOC133391742, translating into MYSKDRHLVWVLLVTAGAQLLVRCCNAAEHVPGPSGRKLSHGLAAMHHNHLGLPSGAGSSESVKFSANRVPQHVPYAVPAPWRRTATVSTPLAGGPWAVRKPLAKPLVRGAAGGSRSRINNRSMTRFSEVEIPPGLEQQLDVPELQRPSEVRGSRLDEGTGGLVELYRSAERSRGIENLFWKYFVDNDVSASTEDEGDDNTGAEDAEPPGGIDRNAIDTQDGSVSAKEEEGRKKKFHLKKKYKKFLIPLLLAYKIKFLALVPAIIGGLILLVKSAGLAGFFFALFTAVVSLKKY